A part of Paenibacillus sp. sptzw28 genomic DNA contains:
- the murF gene encoding UDP-N-acetylmuramoyl-tripeptide--D-alanyl-D-alanine ligase produces MSESRPIIAVTGSAGKTTTKEMIASVLRRQWNIFKSRSNWNTPSATRKNARLIKGSHQAVVLEFGMLRKGQIRKHCSLIKPTIGIITNVGTAHIGNVGNRVEGIARAKSELIRYMDPAGTIVLNADDRGSRLISTKGFKGTVIKIGIRSAADYKAEDVQPSEKGISFRVKLDEKEEDTEFFIPCLGIHNVYNALNAIAVTHRAGFSASEIKEGLARYPIPYRRLVRTELPGGITLIDDTFSSNPDATKAALDVLAAVPNKHKVAVIGYMKDLGKRARKSHLEVGKYAAKKEITRLYTIGALAKHIAAGAKDAGFPAGRIRSFSTRPGLHKALSSAVRPDTAILVKGTHLLKLERTVKYLKRHFSGKTKSQ; encoded by the coding sequence ATGTCTGAGAGCAGGCCTATAATCGCAGTGACGGGCAGTGCCGGAAAAACAACAACGAAAGAGATGATTGCCTCCGTTCTGCGGAGACAATGGAATATTTTCAAATCCCGTTCAAATTGGAACACACCTTCGGCAACCCGTAAGAATGCCCGGCTAATCAAAGGCAGCCATCAAGCTGTCGTCCTGGAGTTCGGCATGCTGCGCAAGGGTCAAATTCGAAAGCACTGCAGCCTTATAAAACCGACGATCGGCATTATTACGAACGTGGGAACGGCGCATATCGGCAATGTGGGAAACCGGGTGGAAGGCATAGCCCGCGCCAAATCGGAGCTCATCCGGTATATGGACCCGGCGGGCACCATTGTTCTGAATGCGGATGACAGGGGCTCCCGTTTGATATCGACCAAGGGGTTTAAGGGAACGGTTATCAAAATCGGCATCCGCAGCGCCGCGGATTACAAGGCGGAGGATGTGCAGCCATCGGAGAAAGGCATATCGTTTCGAGTAAAGCTGGACGAGAAAGAGGAGGATACGGAGTTCTTCATTCCATGCCTGGGGATCCATAATGTATATAACGCCCTGAATGCGATCGCCGTTACGCACCGTGCGGGCTTCTCCGCAAGTGAAATCAAAGAAGGATTGGCCCGTTATCCGATACCGTACAGAAGACTGGTCAGAACGGAGCTTCCGGGAGGCATCACATTAATCGACGACACGTTCAGCTCAAATCCCGATGCGACAAAAGCCGCTCTGGACGTCTTGGCCGCGGTTCCCAATAAGCATAAGGTCGCAGTCATCGGATATATGAAGGATCTAGGCAAGCGTGCGCGGAAAAGCCACCTGGAAGTCGGAAAATATGCCGCAAAGAAGGAAATCACCCGCTTGTATACGATAGGGGCGCTCGCGAAGCACATCGCAGCAGGCGCAAAGGATGCCGGATTTCCGGCGGGGCGCATCCGCAGCTTCTCAACCAGGCCGGGACTTCATAAAGCCTTGTCTTCAGCGGTCCGTCCGGATACCGCCATACTTGTCAAAGGCACTCATCTGTTAAAGCTGGAGCGGACGGTCAAGTATCTGAAGCGGCATTTCTCCGGGAAAACCAAGTCGCAATGA
- the ligD gene encoding non-homologous end-joining DNA ligase, protein MTDTILTIDGKDILITHAERVLWPQPGITKLQYITYLASVAPRLLAYTKDRMLMIWRYPGGITGRRIEERSIHGQAPEWVPRVMYSGKERILLNDPATLVYVANLGGCELHVPFDMHYRKDYPTELVFDLDPPDGESFGLVLEVALKLREVLNSLSLYSFPKTSGATGMQIFVPIEPRYTFEQTRRINRFIAEYMLGQMPDQITLERVTLRRGNKLYFDYLQLWRGRTMAAPYSVRAQPLATVSTPLMWMEAERGVTPADFTIGTVPERLRKIKDPFLPVLQGPDRLNQNLDEVLAFVETHR, encoded by the coding sequence GTGACGGATACTATCCTGACGATAGACGGCAAGGACATTCTGATCACCCATGCGGAGAGGGTGTTATGGCCTCAGCCGGGCATTACCAAGCTTCAATATATCACCTATCTGGCCTCGGTTGCGCCGCGTCTGCTTGCATACACGAAGGACCGGATGCTTATGATCTGGCGTTATCCAGGCGGTATCACAGGGCGGCGTATTGAAGAGCGGTCCATACACGGCCAGGCTCCGGAATGGGTGCCCCGGGTCATGTACAGCGGAAAGGAACGAATACTGCTCAATGACCCGGCTACGCTTGTATATGTGGCCAATCTCGGGGGCTGCGAGCTTCATGTGCCGTTTGACATGCACTACAGAAAGGACTATCCGACAGAGCTTGTCTTTGACCTGGACCCGCCGGACGGCGAGAGCTTCGGCCTCGTGCTGGAGGTTGCGCTGAAGCTCAGAGAAGTGCTGAATTCGTTATCCTTGTACAGCTTCCCGAAGACCTCGGGCGCAACAGGGATGCAGATATTCGTACCGATCGAGCCGAGATACACATTTGAACAGACCAGGCGGATTAACCGGTTCATAGCCGAATACATGCTTGGCCAAATGCCGGATCAAATTACGCTGGAGCGAGTCACCCTTCGGCGGGGCAACAAATTATATTTCGATTATTTGCAGCTATGGCGCGGCCGGACGATGGCTGCACCTTATTCGGTGCGCGCCCAGCCGCTCGCTACGGTATCGACGCCGCTCATGTGGATGGAGGCGGAGCGGGGCGTAACTCCCGCCGATTTCACAATCGGGACTGTTCCGGAGCGCCTTCGGAAAATAAAGGATCCCTTTCTCCCGGTATTACAAGGGCCGGATCGGCTAAATCAAAATTTGGACGAGGTTCTCGCCTTTGTTGAAACTCACCGGTGA
- a CDS encoding RNA ligase family protein: METVIPFEPVVSDAVPQEDYWRYEIKWDGTRILTYHDRAGTRLFNRKERERTHHYPELLDVRSYCKAESVILDGEVIAFAEDGKPSFHEVMRRDLLQRLERVKTVQTAVPITYMIFDILYLNGQSVTGRPLSERLELLHSIVAPSGSIQLVSGHDNGGSLFQVMRQQDMEGIVCKDLRSTYVEGGKDARWRKVKNYGDVTAVIGGFTLNGGIVNAVLLGQYDNEGRLWYIGHTGTGKLTRAEWRNLTDLLKPIAVSERPFIKQPERHKDAYWVTPTYTVKVQYSEWRWREGRSLRQPSIQSLISIPPQECKLPWI, encoded by the coding sequence TTGGAGACTGTCATTCCGTTCGAACCCGTTGTGAGTGACGCGGTACCGCAGGAGGACTATTGGAGATATGAAATCAAATGGGACGGCACACGGATTCTGACTTACCACGACAGGGCGGGAACACGGCTGTTCAACCGCAAAGAGCGGGAGAGAACTCACCACTATCCCGAGCTGTTAGACGTCCGTTCTTACTGCAAGGCCGAGTCTGTTATCCTTGACGGCGAGGTGATCGCTTTCGCGGAGGATGGGAAGCCTTCCTTTCACGAGGTGATGCGCCGCGACCTGCTGCAGCGTCTGGAGAGAGTGAAGACGGTGCAAACGGCCGTCCCCATCACCTATATGATCTTCGATATCCTCTATCTGAACGGACAAAGCGTAACCGGCAGGCCTCTATCCGAGAGGCTGGAGCTGCTGCACAGCATCGTTGCACCCAGCGGGAGCATTCAGTTAGTGAGTGGTCATGATAACGGCGGGTCGCTGTTTCAGGTCATGCGGCAGCAGGACATGGAGGGTATCGTTTGCAAGGATTTGCGCAGTACATATGTGGAGGGCGGGAAAGACGCGCGGTGGCGAAAGGTCAAAAATTACGGCGATGTAACTGCTGTTATCGGCGGATTTACTTTAAACGGAGGCATAGTCAATGCCGTCCTGCTCGGACAGTATGACAATGAGGGGAGACTCTGGTATATCGGCCATACCGGAACCGGTAAGCTGACGAGAGCGGAATGGCGCAATCTCACCGATCTGCTTAAGCCTATTGCTGTAAGTGAACGCCCTTTCATCAAACAGCCCGAGCGCCACAAAGACGCCTACTGGGTGACTCCTACATACACCGTAAAAGTTCAGTACAGCGAATGGAGATGGCGGGAAGGCCGCTCGCTGAGGCAGCCTTCCATCCAATCCCTGATTAGCATTCCGCCTCAGGAGTGCAAGCTTCCGTGGATTTAA
- a CDS encoding copper amine oxidase N-terminal domain-containing protein gives MKKIIVALITVLSLILMSYPHISHAAPKGYEERPVELNVNGKFISTDVHPIMDNNRLFIPIRSLASMGIHYSWNATTKVTTLKNKNGEYLKITVGSTTAYKADQPLKMDQAAISKGGRVLVPIRFVSEALGYHVNYEAIRKIVFVNSDDYEFDMNMITQDDLLSARRAAISLPITTDFKLLGLQGTYHEYSFPVGRADAYFLLDGRHCTFVEIKEGKAIAIGQYDDTDRSRTAGKVPPNMVYDTDPIMKPYNKGSVLFMENRDGTAKAAYNDENGKRVELKTKINVYSDIIQPLPDYQ, from the coding sequence TTGAAGAAAATTATTGTAGCCTTAATTACAGTACTTAGCTTGATTTTAATGAGTTATCCTCATATTTCCCATGCAGCGCCAAAAGGATATGAAGAAAGACCTGTCGAGCTCAATGTAAATGGGAAATTCATATCCACGGATGTACACCCGATCATGGATAATAATCGCTTGTTTATTCCCATTAGATCCTTAGCATCTATGGGGATTCATTACAGTTGGAATGCTACTACCAAGGTGACTACTCTAAAAAACAAGAACGGGGAATACTTGAAGATAACGGTAGGTAGTACGACCGCTTATAAAGCCGATCAACCGCTAAAAATGGATCAAGCCGCTATAAGTAAAGGTGGGCGTGTGCTCGTCCCTATCCGGTTTGTATCGGAGGCACTGGGCTATCATGTTAATTACGAAGCGATACGCAAGATCGTCTTTGTGAACTCGGATGATTATGAATTCGACATGAATATGATAACACAAGACGATCTTCTTTCTGCACGCAGAGCAGCAATTTCCTTGCCCATCACGACAGATTTTAAACTGCTTGGTTTACAAGGTACTTATCACGAATATTCCTTTCCTGTTGGCCGGGCAGATGCGTACTTTTTATTGGACGGTCGTCATTGTACATTTGTAGAAATAAAAGAAGGAAAAGCAATAGCAATCGGCCAATATGACGATACTGATCGCTCGCGTACAGCTGGTAAAGTTCCTCCAAATATGGTTTACGACACCGATCCTATCATGAAGCCGTACAATAAAGGTAGCGTTCTCTTTATGGAAAATCGAGACGGTACAGCTAAGGCAGCTTACAATGACGAAAACGGCAAAAGGGTAGAATTGAAAACCAAAATAAATGTATATTCCGATATCATTCAGCCACTTCCCGATTACCAATAA
- a CDS encoding ABC transporter permease subunit, whose protein sequence is MAGSQFPCKSSAFPFGAFFMIQFMRDSVPADLIECARIDGCSEPGILLRIVMPIIKPGLATLATLVFL, encoded by the coding sequence TTGGCCGGATCTCAGTTCCCGTGCAAGAGCTCGGCGTTTCCGTTCGGCGCCTTCTTCATGATTCAATTCATGCGGGATTCCGTTCCCGCCGATCTGATCGAATGCGCCCGCATCGACGGCTGCTCGGAGCCGGGCATTCTGCTCCGGATCGTTATGCCGATCATCAAGCCGGGACTTGCGACCCTGGCTACGCTCGTGTTTCTCTAG